A single genomic interval of Flavihumibacter rivuli harbors:
- a CDS encoding 3-hydroxyacyl-CoA dehydrogenase NAD-binding domain-containing protein, with protein MVKQICVCGAGTMGAGIAQAAAQHGFSVVLFDLNAAVIGKAEMAVQSNLDTLVTKEKISAEEKERILQRMLFTSSINDARADVIIEAIIEKLEAKQSLFSQLVAINDPGVIYATNTSSLPVTAIAATLPDPSRMVGMHFFNPATIMKLVEVVRTDASDPAVVQAIVDLAKAMGKTPVLCKDAPGFIVNRVARPYYIEALRLAEEGLDYATIDALMESCGFKMGPFRLMDLIGNDINYAVSCSVYDQLGSPERLKPSPIQEERVRSGNLGRKTGRGYYEY; from the coding sequence ATGGTTAAGCAAATCTGTGTATGCGGTGCAGGAACGATGGGAGCCGGTATTGCCCAAGCGGCAGCCCAGCATGGGTTTTCGGTTGTCCTGTTCGATCTCAATGCAGCAGTTATCGGGAAGGCCGAAATGGCTGTGCAGTCCAACCTGGATACATTAGTGACCAAAGAAAAGATCAGTGCGGAAGAAAAGGAACGCATCCTCCAGCGAATGTTGTTTACTTCTTCTATCAATGATGCCAGGGCCGATGTGATCATTGAAGCCATCATTGAAAAACTGGAAGCCAAACAATCCCTGTTCAGCCAACTGGTGGCCATCAATGATCCTGGTGTGATCTACGCAACCAATACTTCTTCCTTGCCCGTGACCGCTATTGCCGCCACCCTTCCTGATCCTTCGCGGATGGTGGGCATGCACTTTTTCAATCCCGCCACCATCATGAAACTGGTTGAAGTGGTCAGGACGGATGCCAGTGATCCAGCTGTGGTGCAAGCCATCGTGGATCTGGCGAAGGCAATGGGTAAGACCCCCGTTTTGTGTAAGGATGCGCCCGGCTTTATCGTCAACCGCGTGGCGCGGCCTTATTATATTGAAGCCTTGCGGTTGGCAGAAGAAGGACTGGATTATGCCACCATAGATGCGCTGATGGAATCCTGTGGATTTAAAATGGGCCCATTCCGTTTAATGGACCTGATCGGTAATGATATCAACTACGCAGTGAGCTGCAGTGTGTATGATCAACTGGGCTCGCCGGAGCGGTTGAAGCCTTCGCCCATCCAGGAGGAAAGGGTGCGTTCGGGTAACCTTGGCCGTAAGACAGGAAGGGGCTATTACGAATATTGA
- a CDS encoding NAD-dependent epimerase/dehydratase family protein has protein sequence MMQANSPLESRGTVLLTGGTGFLGAYIMEHLLRAGYKVKALKRISSAIPFFIDQAILSAVQWVEGDVLDVVSLMEHMEGVDAVVHSAAVVSFIRTDREKMYQANVEGTANVVNVALELGVPRLVHISSVAALGRSAQGEKVNEEKAWAASNTNTHYAISKYKAEMEVWRGFGEGLEGVILNPSTILGYGDWNNSSCALFRNVYNEFPWFTEGVNGFVYVHDVAKAIVALLESDISGERFIINGENWSFRQLLNTIADGFRKKHPNRKATPLLGEIAWRMEKVKSMISGQRPLLSKESAKVAHSKTYFDNRKLLKFLPEFRYTPLEEAIALSCKQYLDRHA, from the coding sequence ATGATGCAAGCCAATAGCCCTTTGGAGTCACGGGGTACCGTATTACTGACTGGTGGTACCGGTTTTCTTGGGGCCTATATCATGGAACACCTCCTGCGGGCAGGCTATAAGGTGAAAGCCTTGAAGCGCATTAGTTCCGCCATCCCATTCTTTATTGACCAGGCCATTCTTTCCGCTGTCCAATGGGTGGAAGGAGATGTGCTGGATGTGGTTTCCCTGATGGAGCATATGGAAGGTGTGGATGCCGTAGTGCATTCGGCAGCCGTAGTATCCTTCATCAGGACAGATCGCGAGAAAATGTACCAGGCCAATGTAGAGGGTACGGCCAATGTGGTGAATGTTGCACTGGAATTGGGGGTGCCAAGGTTGGTGCATATCAGCTCTGTCGCGGCCCTTGGACGGAGCGCCCAGGGGGAAAAGGTGAATGAAGAAAAGGCATGGGCCGCGAGCAATACCAATACCCATTATGCCATCAGCAAGTATAAGGCTGAGATGGAGGTTTGGCGGGGCTTTGGTGAGGGACTTGAAGGAGTGATCCTCAACCCGAGTACCATCCTGGGTTATGGCGATTGGAACAACAGCAGTTGTGCCCTGTTCAGGAATGTTTACAATGAGTTTCCCTGGTTTACCGAAGGCGTTAATGGTTTTGTATATGTGCATGATGTTGCCAAGGCAATTGTGGCTTTACTGGAAAGCGACATCTCTGGTGAAAGGTTTATCATCAATGGGGAGAACTGGAGCTTCCGCCAATTATTGAATACAATAGCAGACGGCTTCCGCAAGAAGCATCCCAATCGGAAGGCTACGCCCCTGCTTGGTGAGATCGCCTGGCGGATGGAAAAGGTGAAGTCGATGATCTCCGGCCAACGTCCGCTGCTCAGTAAGGAAAGTGCCAAGGTGGCCCATAGCAAGACCTATTTTGATAACCGCAAACTGTTAAAGTTCCTGCCGGAATTTCGCTATACCCCTTTGGAAGAGGCCATAGCCCTTTCCTGCAAACAATACCTCGACCGCCACGCTTAG